A stretch of Halocalculus aciditolerans DNA encodes these proteins:
- a CDS encoding alcohol dehydrogenase catalytic domain-containing protein — protein sequence MLAAQVPDAGDAFDVVEKPVPEPGEDEVRVAVDACGVCHSDEITKEGLRPGIEYPRVPGHEVVGRVDAVGENVTEWSAGDRVGVGWHGGHCFTCDACREGNFIACENAEVTGISFDGGYAEYTVAPREALAAVPDSLDAADAAPLLCAGITTFNALRNADARPGDLVAVVGVGGLGHLGLQYAREAGFETAAVSRGREKEASAREFGADHYIDSENEDPAEELQELGGADVVLATAPAAESIEQVVGGLGTDGEVVAVGIPEDAVDVHVGQLVGIRGSVGGWASGTATDSEDTLDFSALRDITPEIETFDLEDAADAYAHMIEGDVRFRAVIQP from the coding sequence ATGCTCGCGGCACAGGTTCCGGACGCCGGCGACGCCTTCGACGTCGTCGAGAAACCCGTCCCCGAGCCCGGGGAAGACGAGGTCCGCGTCGCGGTGGACGCGTGCGGCGTCTGCCACAGCGACGAGATCACGAAGGAGGGCCTCCGGCCGGGCATCGAGTACCCGCGCGTCCCCGGACACGAGGTCGTCGGCCGCGTCGACGCCGTCGGCGAGAACGTCACCGAGTGGAGCGCGGGCGACCGCGTCGGCGTCGGCTGGCACGGCGGCCACTGTTTCACCTGTGACGCCTGCCGCGAGGGGAACTTCATCGCCTGCGAGAACGCCGAGGTGACGGGCATCTCCTTCGACGGCGGCTACGCCGAGTACACGGTCGCGCCCCGCGAGGCGCTCGCGGCCGTCCCCGACAGCCTCGACGCCGCGGACGCCGCGCCGCTCCTCTGCGCCGGCATCACGACGTTCAACGCCCTCCGGAACGCCGACGCCCGCCCCGGCGACCTCGTCGCCGTCGTCGGCGTCGGCGGCCTCGGCCACCTCGGCCTCCAGTACGCCCGCGAGGCCGGCTTCGAGACCGCCGCCGTCTCCCGCGGCCGCGAGAAGGAAGCGTCCGCCCGCGAGTTCGGCGCGGACCACTACATCGACTCCGAGAACGAAGACCCCGCGGAAGAACTCCAAGAGCTCGGCGGCGCGGACGTCGTCCTCGCCACCGCCCCCGCCGCCGAATCCATCGAGCAGGTCGTCGGCGGCCTCGGCACCGACGGCGAAGTCGTCGCCGTCGGCATTCCCGAGGACGCCGTCGACGTCCACGTCGGCCAACTCGTCGGCATCCGCGGCTCCGTCGGCGGCTGGGCCTCCGGCACCGCCACCGACTCAGAAGACACGCTCGACTTCTCCGCTCTCCGCGACATCACCCCCGAAATCGAGACGTTCGACCTCGAAGACGCCGCCGACGCCTACGCCCACATGATCGAGGGCGACGTCCGCTTCCGCGCCGTCATCCAGCCCTGA
- a CDS encoding plastocyanin/azurin family copper-binding protein — MNFDRRQYLALAGSAATAAIAGCSSSGGDTTTTTEGTTTSSSGGSGGSGTTTEVGMYTENGEYYFDPIGLYVEKGTTVTFVNESGAHTSTSYSEDNDAENRIPSGAETWDSGTLTEEDATFDHAFNTTGTFDYFCIPHKSLEMIGRIVVGEPGGPAEGTMPPDGTVPASEKIVSEKSISYDSFQG, encoded by the coding sequence ATGAACTTTGATAGGCGACAGTATCTCGCACTCGCCGGGAGTGCGGCGACAGCGGCGATCGCGGGGTGTAGTTCCAGTGGTGGCGACACGACGACCACCACGGAGGGAACGACAACGTCGTCTTCGGGCGGATCCGGCGGCTCTGGGACAACCACCGAGGTCGGCATGTACACGGAGAACGGCGAGTACTACTTCGACCCGATCGGCCTCTATGTCGAGAAGGGGACGACCGTCACCTTCGTGAACGAGAGCGGCGCGCACACGTCGACATCCTACAGCGAGGACAACGACGCGGAGAACCGCATCCCGTCTGGCGCTGAGACCTGGGACAGCGGAACGCTCACTGAGGAAGACGCGACCTTCGACCACGCGTTCAACACGACCGGGACGTTCGACTACTTCTGCATCCCGCACAAGTCGCTCGAGATGATCGGTCGTATCGTCGTTGGCGAGCCCGGCGGCCCCGCCGAGGGCACCATGCCTCCGGATGGGACGGTCCCGGCCAGCGAGAAGATCGTCTCTGAGAAATCAATCTCCTACGACTCCTTCCAAGGGTGA
- a CDS encoding PQQ-dependent sugar dehydrogenase, with protein sequence MNGNGSRRRFLRAAGVGGVAAFAGCAGDSGETTPTRVSTDDPRVGVETVASGFVSPVDVAVGGGETFVADQPGRLHRVGEGGATDVALDLRDAIVSLSGYEERGLLGVALHPDFPETPRLYVRYSAPRRDGTPEDYSHTFVLAEFTRTGGAFDRGSERTVLEIPQPQSNHNAGSVVFGPAGYLYVGVGDGGGSGDSGRGHADDWYGANAGGNGQDTDANRLGSILRIDVDERGAGKPYGVPTENPLPDSPYPEQYAWGFRNPWRFGFDDIDSTAAGEQAETLVAADVGQNRYEEVNAVEKGGNYGWNVREGRHCYGSESCPTETPDGAPLVDPVVEYPHEGDGVSGVSVVGGSVYRGDALSALRGEYVFGDWNAQGRLFVATPDGDRWPTRVLPVDGLDPYLTAFGSDSSGELLACTSQSGGLSGTSGRVVRLVPA encoded by the coding sequence ATGAACGGGAACGGGTCGAGACGGCGCTTCCTCCGTGCTGCAGGCGTTGGGGGCGTGGCGGCGTTCGCGGGCTGTGCGGGGGACTCGGGGGAAACGACGCCGACGCGCGTATCGACGGACGACCCGCGCGTGGGCGTCGAGACGGTCGCGTCCGGGTTCGTCTCGCCCGTCGACGTCGCCGTCGGCGGCGGGGAGACGTTCGTCGCGGACCAGCCCGGCCGGCTCCACCGCGTCGGAGAGGGCGGAGCAACCGACGTGGCTCTCGACCTCCGCGACGCCATCGTCTCCCTCTCCGGCTACGAGGAGCGCGGCCTGCTGGGTGTCGCGCTCCACCCGGACTTCCCCGAGACGCCGCGCCTCTACGTCCGGTACAGCGCGCCGCGGCGCGACGGCACGCCCGAGGACTACTCGCACACGTTCGTCCTCGCCGAGTTCACGCGGACGGGGGGTGCGTTCGACCGCGGGAGCGAACGCACGGTTCTGGAGATTCCCCAGCCGCAGTCGAACCACAACGCCGGGAGCGTTGTATTCGGCCCTGCTGGGTATCTCTACGTCGGCGTCGGTGACGGCGGCGGCAGCGGTGACAGCGGCCGCGGCCACGCCGACGACTGGTACGGCGCGAACGCCGGCGGCAACGGCCAGGACACCGACGCGAACCGCCTCGGGAGCATCCTCCGAATCGACGTCGACGAACGCGGAGCCGGGAAGCCCTACGGCGTCCCCACGGAGAACCCGCTCCCCGACTCTCCCTACCCCGAGCAGTACGCCTGGGGCTTCCGGAACCCCTGGCGGTTCGGCTTCGACGACATCGACTCGACCGCCGCCGGCGAACAAGCGGAGACGCTCGTCGCCGCGGACGTCGGACAGAACCGCTACGAGGAGGTGAACGCCGTCGAGAAAGGCGGGAACTACGGGTGGAACGTCCGGGAGGGCCGGCACTGCTACGGCAGTGAGAGCTGCCCGACGGAGACGCCGGACGGCGCGCCGCTCGTGGACCCCGTCGTCGAATACCCCCACGAGGGCGACGGCGTCTCGGGAGTCTCCGTCGTCGGCGGCTCCGTCTACCGCGGTGACGCGCTCTCGGCGCTCCGCGGCGAGTACGTCTTCGGCGACTGGAACGCACAGGGTCGACTGTTCGTCGCCACGCCCGACGGCGACCGGTGGCCGACGCGCGTCCTCCCCGTCGACGGCCTCGACCCCTACCTCACCGCGTTCGGCTCCGATTCGAGCGGGGAGCTTCTCGCGTGTACGAGCCAGAGCGGCGGTCTCTCCGGAACTAGCGGCCGCGTCGTCCGCCTCGTTCCTGCGTAA
- a CDS encoding DUF7347 domain-containing protein yields MESWNPPGPMDASGSLDANADVPEDVAASGGPTASASAASEAFGTLANETRLGVLVHLLRAERAGNGPLSFSALQEAVGSESSAGFAYHLRQLDGQFVGKDGDGYVLTAAGRRAAEAVVAGVFTGDDEPRRAS; encoded by the coding sequence ATGGAGTCGTGGAATCCGCCGGGGCCGATGGATGCGTCGGGGTCGCTGGACGCGAACGCGGACGTGCCGGAGGACGTCGCGGCGTCGGGCGGGCCGACCGCGTCGGCGTCGGCGGCGAGCGAGGCGTTCGGGACGCTGGCGAACGAGACGCGGCTGGGCGTGCTCGTCCACCTGCTCCGCGCGGAGCGCGCGGGCAACGGCCCGCTGTCGTTCTCGGCGCTCCAGGAGGCGGTCGGCAGCGAGAGTTCCGCGGGGTTCGCGTACCACCTCCGCCAGCTCGACGGTCAGTTCGTCGGAAAAGACGGCGACGGCTACGTGCTCACGGCGGCGGGCCGGCGAGCGGCGGAGGCGGTCGTCGCGGGCGTCTTCACCGGCGACGACGAACCGCGGCGGGCGAGCTAA
- a CDS encoding CocE/NonD family hydrolase: protein MSETVLVPGARRVEATLDTPDGDADACVVACPPHPQMRGHRGDARLTAVSDSLTERGSDSTGGVARADPGSTDGVACLRFDYGEWDEGYGEREDARNALRWAAERYDSVALYGFSFGGAIAALAAASTDVDLAAVALLAPASRLADDLDAVAALDDVSCPALVVYGERDTTADWEPLVERARTLGLSVTALSADHFFVGRHDDVASEIGGFLLEHLQ from the coding sequence ATGTCCGAAACCGTGCTCGTCCCGGGCGCGCGCCGCGTCGAAGCCACGCTCGATACGCCCGACGGGGACGCCGACGCCTGCGTCGTCGCGTGCCCGCCACACCCCCAGATGCGCGGCCACCGCGGTGACGCCCGACTCACCGCCGTCAGCGACTCCCTCACCGAGCGCGGTTCTGATTCAACGGGCGGGGTCGCGAGGGCCGATCCCGGTTCGACAGACGGAGTCGCCTGCCTCCGCTTCGACTACGGCGAGTGGGACGAGGGGTACGGCGAGCGCGAGGACGCCCGGAACGCCCTCCGCTGGGCGGCCGAGCGCTACGACTCCGTCGCGCTCTACGGGTTCTCCTTCGGCGGCGCGATTGCCGCGCTCGCCGCCGCGAGCACCGATGTTGACCTCGCCGCCGTCGCGCTGCTCGCTCCCGCCTCCCGGCTCGCGGACGACCTCGACGCCGTCGCGGCGCTCGACGACGTCTCTTGTCCCGCGCTCGTCGTCTACGGCGAACGCGACACCACCGCCGACTGGGAGCCGCTCGTCGAGCGCGCCCGCACCCTCGGCCTCTCGGTGACCGCGCTCTCCGCCGACCACTTCTTCGTCGGCCGCCACGACGACGTCGCCAGCGAAATCGGCGGCTTCCTCCTCGAACACCTTCAGTAA
- a CDS encoding DUF7115 domain-containing protein encodes MDVPGVVSGALGEESPVARIPLKGEDVLFLTPTRTLVYRAEGLLSDETVEEYLHDAERVSVREGRRKAKIELDYGTDGTETMEVPASRVDDVVPPVLAGVLNAAGVTGPGESVKGVYRFSELTLVVTSSRLVKHVGAAAWDEDYESIDYGDVTAFSAEEGSVASTLVFGTDGHTERIKVPNESFREVKEAVEEALFAAHDVSTPAEFAQLHEPEEPDPTPERDDMGFADSGIAPIEMSGADDDAEEQTRSETGASTATTTDSEPASEATTAESRGECAANAKDEERAWRERSRSEPERRGGDERREQNDRRRERTRDRTPAETREPEPAPEPSIPDDELLAELRDILVAVERQEDALASHSDAIARQRAELDAQEDRIAAQRDELAEQRQRIDDLIAAIRD; translated from the coding sequence ATGGACGTACCCGGTGTGGTGAGCGGCGCGCTCGGTGAGGAGTCGCCGGTGGCGAGGATTCCGTTGAAGGGCGAGGACGTGTTGTTCTTGACGCCGACGCGGACGCTCGTCTATCGGGCGGAGGGGTTGCTGTCGGACGAGACGGTCGAGGAGTACCTGCACGACGCGGAGCGGGTGTCGGTCCGGGAGGGGCGGCGGAAGGCGAAGATCGAACTCGACTACGGGACGGACGGGACGGAGACGATGGAGGTGCCGGCGAGCCGCGTCGACGACGTCGTGCCGCCGGTGCTCGCGGGCGTGTTGAACGCGGCGGGCGTCACGGGACCGGGCGAGTCCGTGAAGGGCGTCTACCGGTTCAGCGAGCTGACGCTCGTGGTGACGAGCAGCCGCCTCGTGAAACACGTCGGGGCGGCGGCGTGGGACGAGGATTACGAGAGCATCGACTACGGAGACGTGACGGCGTTCTCGGCGGAGGAGGGGAGCGTGGCGTCGACGCTCGTCTTCGGGACGGACGGCCATACGGAGCGCATCAAGGTGCCGAACGAGTCGTTCCGGGAGGTGAAGGAGGCGGTAGAGGAAGCGTTGTTCGCGGCGCACGACGTCTCGACGCCCGCGGAGTTCGCACAGCTCCACGAGCCCGAGGAGCCGGACCCGACGCCCGAGCGCGACGACATGGGCTTCGCGGACTCCGGTATCGCCCCCATCGAGATGAGCGGAGCCGATGACGACGCCGAGGAGCAGACTCGTTCAGAGACGGGCGCTTCGACGGCGACGACCACAGATTCGGAACCGGCGAGCGAGGCGACGACGGCCGAAAGCCGAGGCGAGTGCGCGGCGAACGCGAAAGACGAAGAGCGCGCGTGGCGCGAGCGCTCACGGAGCGAGCCCGAACGGCGGGGAGGGGACGAACGACGGGAGCAGAACGACCGACGGCGGGAGCGAACGCGAGACCGCACGCCCGCCGAGACTCGGGAGCCGGAGCCAGCCCCCGAGCCGTCGATTCCGGACGACGAACTCCTCGCGGAACTCCGCGATATTCTCGTCGCCGTCGAACGCCAAGAGGACGCGCTCGCCTCGCACAGCGACGCCATCGCCCGCCAGCGCGCCGAGCTCGACGCGCAAGAAGACAGAATCGCCGCGCAACGCGACGAACTCGCCGAACAACGCCAGCGCATCGACGACCTCATCGCCGCCATCCGCGACTGA
- a CDS encoding archaeal proteasome endopeptidase complex subunit alpha, protein MQGSNQQAYDRGTTIFSPDGRLYQVEYAREAVTQGSPVVGVRAADGVALAAVGPRRSPLVEPGSVEKLYGVDDHLAVGSAGHAADARKLVDLARRAAQEDRVRYGEPTTTPTLATTVADHLQEHTQTGGARPYGTTLLLAGVDDDPRLFEIDPSGATREWRATAIGNGATDARDVLEADYDSSMGTDDAVSLSLRALAATGVELTPETADAVTLTADGRASVAEARVREEIPSEER, encoded by the coding sequence ATGCAGGGCTCGAACCAGCAGGCGTACGACCGCGGGACGACCATCTTCTCCCCCGACGGCCGCCTCTATCAAGTTGAGTACGCTCGCGAAGCCGTCACGCAGGGGTCACCCGTCGTCGGCGTCCGCGCCGCGGACGGCGTCGCACTCGCCGCCGTCGGCCCGCGTCGCTCCCCGCTCGTCGAACCCGGGAGCGTCGAGAAACTCTACGGCGTCGACGACCACCTCGCGGTCGGGAGCGCCGGCCACGCGGCCGACGCCCGGAAGCTCGTCGACCTCGCGCGGCGCGCGGCACAGGAAGACCGCGTCAGGTACGGCGAGCCGACGACGACGCCGACGCTCGCGACCACCGTCGCCGACCACCTCCAGGAACACACGCAGACCGGGGGCGCGCGCCCCTACGGCACTACGCTCCTCCTCGCCGGCGTCGACGACGACCCCCGGCTCTTCGAGATCGACCCGTCCGGCGCGACCCGGGAGTGGCGCGCGACCGCCATCGGGAACGGCGCGACGGACGCCCGCGACGTGCTCGAAGCGGACTACGACAGCTCGATGGGCACTGACGACGCCGTCTCCCTCTCGCTGCGCGCGCTCGCGGCCACCGGCGTCGAACTGACGCCCGAGACCGCGGACGCCGTGACGCTCACCGCCGACGGCCGGGCGTCCGTCGCCGAAGCGCGCGTTCGCGAGGAAATCCCGAGCGAAGAACGGTGA
- a CDS encoding HPP family protein, whose amino-acid sequence MAWTDRLDAALGVYLAGLLAPVTLLAWATGFPFILPSLGPSAYVLATSEGRERETVVGQAVGVVAAYVCVRALVGPLASVGFVPHTLGGLAQVAAILVAVVLATLGMAAADSRHAPAYATVLIFTLGIPSRGVDVLVFLAGVAFLVAAHAALDSVGLRP is encoded by the coding sequence ATGGCGTGGACGGACCGGCTGGACGCGGCGCTCGGCGTCTACCTCGCGGGGCTGCTCGCGCCGGTCACCCTCCTGGCGTGGGCGACCGGATTCCCCTTTATCCTCCCGAGTCTCGGGCCGAGCGCGTACGTGCTCGCGACGAGCGAGGGGCGAGAGCGGGAGACGGTCGTCGGGCAGGCGGTGGGCGTTGTCGCGGCGTACGTCTGCGTTCGCGCGCTCGTCGGGCCGCTCGCGAGCGTCGGGTTCGTCCCGCACACGCTCGGCGGCTTAGCGCAGGTCGCGGCCATCCTCGTCGCGGTCGTGCTGGCGACGCTCGGGATGGCGGCGGCCGATTCGCGGCACGCGCCCGCGTACGCGACCGTCCTCATCTTCACGCTCGGCATCCCGAGCCGGGGCGTCGACGTCCTCGTCTTCCTCGCGGGCGTCGCCTTCCTCGTCGCCGCGCACGCGGCGCTCGATTCGGTCGGCCTCCGGCCGTAG
- a CDS encoding HVO_2523 family zinc finger protein produces MSDDEQGGRPCPMCETPMYKRHCKYVCPQHGVVVDCSDPFVF; encoded by the coding sequence ATGAGCGACGACGAGCAGGGCGGGCGGCCGTGTCCGATGTGCGAGACGCCGATGTACAAGCGTCACTGCAAGTACGTCTGCCCGCAGCACGGCGTGGTAGTGGACTGCAGCGACCCCTTCGTCTTCTGA
- a CDS encoding DUF5830 family protein has translation MAAGTDDADADPIELGVELLSKLEFESLSMAEVVDRIETVTTHPRTTRRILDEAEARGVIERESARIYPQGGGYVSFQSEVIEKEGDFTCQRCGTGITTGYFIDLDAGELGPFGSSCIRKVTGRE, from the coding sequence ATGGCCGCGGGCACCGACGACGCCGACGCCGACCCTATCGAGCTCGGCGTGGAACTCCTCTCGAAACTCGAGTTCGAGTCGCTCTCAATGGCCGAGGTCGTCGACCGCATCGAGACCGTGACCACTCATCCGCGGACGACCCGCCGCATCCTCGACGAAGCCGAAGCGCGCGGCGTCATCGAACGCGAATCCGCCCGCATCTACCCGCAGGGCGGCGGCTACGTCAGCTTCCAATCCGAGGTCATCGAGAAGGAAGGCGACTTCACCTGCCAGCGCTGTGGCACCGGCATCACCACCGGCTACTTCATCGACCTCGACGCCGGCGAACTCGGCCCCTTCGGCTCCTCGTGTATTCGGAAAGTCACCGGGAGAGAGTGA
- a CDS encoding CBS domain-containing protein, whose product MSLTAADIMEPDVETVTESEEVGDVLTKLARKHYSGFPVVDDETGRLVGIVTRTDLVDIFQPSDRTLWIPIGLPPFLESMEYGFDLSWGGLDAELDLARNAGKPISAVMTEDVVTVREDATLDELLDVLAGDDPDINRVPVVDSGGFVQGLVTRQDVLRALRDERRA is encoded by the coding sequence ATGAGTCTGACCGCGGCCGACATCATGGAGCCGGACGTCGAGACCGTCACGGAGAGCGAGGAGGTCGGGGACGTCCTGACGAAGCTCGCGCGGAAACACTACTCGGGCTTCCCGGTCGTCGACGACGAGACCGGGCGGCTCGTCGGCATCGTCACCCGCACCGACCTCGTCGACATCTTCCAGCCCTCCGACCGGACGCTGTGGATTCCCATCGGCCTCCCGCCCTTCCTCGAATCGATGGAGTACGGCTTCGACCTCTCGTGGGGCGGCCTCGACGCCGAACTCGACCTCGCGCGGAACGCCGGAAAACCCATCTCCGCGGTGATGACCGAGGACGTCGTCACCGTCCGAGAAGACGCGACGCTCGACGAACTCCTCGACGTCCTCGCCGGCGACGACCCCGACATCAACCGCGTGCCCGTCGTCGATAGCGGCGGGTTCGTGCAGGGCCTCGTCACCCGGCAGGACGTCCTGCGCGCGCTCCGCGACGAGCGCCGCGCCTGA
- a CDS encoding DMT family transporter: MTRYRNLALFCVLAAVWGSAFMAIKAGLEFVPPVFFAAVRYDVAGVIMLAWAWHVTDHWLPENREEWVVVAIGAVFLIAGYHALLFVGEDLPGVTSAAASVVVSLSPVLTTAFSRVLLPKEGLSAVGVLGLLLGLVGVAVLVLPPSFFASGNVGVLGSNAVGELLIFGAAACFAFGSVLTERVDADLPIETMEAWSMLGGALLMHAVSLGRGEPQTFTVNATSLAAIAYLSLAASALGFLIYFDLHERLGSIEINLVSYVAPVFAALSGFIFLRETLDPTTVVGFLVIFTGFALLKRDALTDELARVRRADS; the protein is encoded by the coding sequence GTGACTCGGTATCGGAATCTCGCGTTGTTCTGCGTGCTCGCCGCGGTCTGGGGGTCGGCGTTCATGGCGATCAAGGCCGGGCTCGAATTCGTCCCGCCCGTGTTCTTCGCCGCCGTCCGCTACGACGTCGCCGGCGTCATCATGCTCGCGTGGGCGTGGCACGTCACTGACCACTGGCTCCCCGAAAACCGCGAGGAGTGGGTCGTCGTCGCCATCGGCGCGGTCTTCCTCATCGCCGGCTACCACGCCCTCCTCTTCGTCGGCGAAGACCTCCCCGGCGTCACGTCCGCCGCGGCGTCCGTCGTCGTCAGCCTCAGCCCCGTCCTCACCACCGCGTTCAGCCGCGTCCTCCTCCCCAAGGAAGGCCTCTCCGCCGTCGGCGTGCTCGGCCTCCTCCTCGGCCTCGTCGGCGTCGCCGTCCTCGTCCTCCCGCCGTCCTTCTTCGCGAGCGGGAACGTCGGCGTCCTCGGGTCGAACGCGGTCGGCGAACTCCTCATCTTCGGCGCGGCCGCCTGCTTCGCCTTCGGCAGCGTCCTCACCGAACGCGTCGACGCCGACCTCCCCATCGAGACGATGGAAGCCTGGTCGATGCTCGGCGGCGCGCTCCTCATGCACGCCGTCAGCCTCGGCCGCGGCGAACCCCAGACGTTCACCGTGAACGCCACCAGTCTCGCCGCCATCGCCTACCTCTCCCTCGCCGCGTCCGCCCTCGGCTTCCTCATCTACTTCGACCTCCACGAACGCCTCGGCTCCATCGAGATCAACCTCGTCTCCTACGTCGCCCCCGTCTTCGCCGCGCTCTCCGGCTTCATCTTCCTCCGCGAAACCCTCGACCCGACGACCGTCGTCGGCTTCCTCGTCATCTTCACCGGGTTCGCCCTCCTGAAACGCGACGCGCTCACCGACGAACTCGCACGCGTCCGGCGCGCCGACTCGTAG
- a CDS encoding TVP38/TMEM64 family protein codes for MRVPVPSRRRLLGLAALLAFVAVAAVASPARTFDAVRGVIDSPWFPVVLVGLYAVRPFLAWPVMLLSALVGYRYGLLLGVPVALVGAVATSLLPFYAGRYLSAESGLLGRATAGSAGYFEHTGDVRGVTAARLAPTPAEAVSTAAGAGGVTLPAFALGTLAGELPWTVVAVGIGASLDHFTISAVHADPLVVAALAAVGVATLLGPAYAWWRDR; via the coding sequence GTGCGCGTCCCCGTTCCGTCCCGCCGCCGGCTGCTCGGGCTCGCCGCCCTCCTCGCGTTCGTCGCCGTCGCGGCCGTCGCGTCGCCCGCGCGGACGTTCGACGCCGTCCGCGGCGTCATCGACAGCCCGTGGTTCCCGGTCGTCCTCGTCGGCCTCTACGCCGTCCGGCCGTTCCTCGCGTGGCCCGTGATGCTCCTCTCCGCGCTCGTCGGCTACCGCTACGGCCTCCTTCTCGGCGTCCCCGTTGCGCTCGTCGGCGCGGTCGCGACGAGCCTCCTCCCCTTCTACGCCGGCCGCTACCTCTCGGCTGAGAGCGGCCTCCTCGGCCGCGCCACGGCCGGGAGCGCGGGCTACTTCGAACACACCGGCGACGTCCGCGGCGTCACCGCCGCCCGCCTCGCTCCCACGCCCGCGGAAGCCGTCTCCACCGCCGCCGGCGCGGGCGGCGTCACCCTCCCCGCGTTCGCCCTCGGCACCCTCGCCGGCGAACTCCCCTGGACCGTCGTCGCCGTCGGCATCGGCGCGAGCCTCGACCACTTCACAATCAGCGCCGTCCACGCCGACCCGCTCGTCGTCGCCGCGCTCGCCGCCGTCGGCGTCGCCACCCTCCTCGGCCCCGCCTACGCCTGGTGGCGCGACCGGTAG
- a CDS encoding Ntn hydrolase family protein, with product METDRDANRAGEEYASRRPLHETAPGLADAADTVNPAGSNEGAGNVAETGTTVVGLVAGDAAVLGADQRASVGGGRFVTNKGVRKVEPVHPTGAAALSGTVGHLQQFVRVLRAESRLYAERRDGPPSMSALGTLAASVLRTSGMQVSPLLGGVDADGAHVLELDGGGGVLSDTYAAGGSGMQLAYGVLENEYADDIGLTEAREVAAAAVEHASERDTASGNGVTLATVTVDGVDIDEYAAAEEVA from the coding sequence ATGGAGACAGACCGCGACGCGAACCGAGCAGGCGAAGAGTACGCCAGTCGGCGGCCGCTCCACGAGACGGCTCCCGGACTGGCCGACGCAGCGGACACGGTGAATCCCGCAGGCTCGAACGAGGGGGCGGGAAACGTCGCGGAGACAGGGACGACGGTCGTCGGTCTCGTCGCCGGCGACGCGGCCGTGCTCGGCGCGGACCAGCGCGCGAGCGTCGGCGGCGGCCGGTTCGTGACGAACAAGGGCGTGCGGAAGGTCGAACCCGTCCACCCGACGGGCGCGGCCGCACTCTCCGGGACCGTCGGCCACCTCCAGCAATTCGTACGCGTGCTCCGCGCCGAATCCCGACTCTACGCGGAGCGCCGCGACGGCCCGCCCTCGATGAGCGCGCTCGGGACGCTCGCGGCCAGCGTCCTCCGGACCTCCGGGATGCAGGTGTCGCCGCTCCTCGGTGGCGTCGACGCCGACGGCGCGCACGTCCTCGAACTCGACGGCGGCGGCGGCGTCCTCTCCGACACCTACGCCGCCGGCGGGAGCGGGATGCAACTCGCGTACGGCGTTCTCGAAAACGAGTACGCGGACGACATCGGCCTCACCGAAGCCCGTGAGGTCGCCGCGGCCGCAGTCGAGCACGCGAGCGAGCGCGACACCGCGAGCGGGAACGGCGTCACGCTCGCCACCGTCACGGTCGACGGCGTCGACATCGACGAGTACGCCGCGGCCGAGGAGGTGGCGTGA